From one Coffea eugenioides isolate CCC68of chromosome 11, Ceug_1.0, whole genome shotgun sequence genomic stretch:
- the LOC113752413 gene encoding receptor-like protein EIX2: protein MKHHLLCTFSSFLLLFLFSYIPITSQFPFGSSSKQAYDHSNVTCIESEWRVLLQLKHGLKDESNRLLSWIGEGCCSWEGISCHKITGSVLKLDLRNTVPLYSDGDYQCTNCLGGQLSPSLVNLTNLRYLDMSSNNFSGIQVPAFLGLLKNLRYLNLSHAGFDGEIPHHLGNLSHIRYLDLGWNSLSTKDLGWVAGLSSLEGLVLSKLNLTAAQDGLQSINMLPSLTILDLYGCNLFIHPHLSHVNFTSLAFLNLGKNNFHNYMVPPWLRNLTGLHDLRLGYNNLSDPTHGLFDQMTSLVHLDLFLNRFDASTLKSLCNASSLTYLDLSYNNLQGSIPHEIGQFPKLTNLLLSSNKLNGTIPTNLWQLTKLQDFDVGDNSLTGVLSEDHFAKLRELKSLDLTGNFLALNVSSSWVPPFQLRRIQMGCIIVGPRFPAWLRTQNELEVLYMWNASISGAIPSWFQVVCDDIMILDLSSNKLTGNPLEFKQLKHTSSRYAVREIFLSSNNLTGSLKSFPLDISYLDLSQNFLTGHIPQLEVGQTSVVYALGSLFLNDNRFTGTIPEDLCKLKYLYFLDLSNNLLSGRVPLCLGNLRDLQFLNLANNSLSGQIPSSLGNLRRLSTLHLNGNKFVGKLPTSMQHLKNLQMLDLGDNGLKDIMPAWIGESLSNLRFLRFQSNNFHGPIADTLCQLSLLQVLNLAHNNLSGFIPHCFNNITAMVSGLYGDYAIEAQASLQDIKGGREFEYLQGSLPLVKSISLSANNLVGEIPDGVMELVQLQVLNLSQNHLTERIPDKIGNLKQLETLDLSMNALFGAIPESLSDLYSLNSLNLSHNKLSGPIPSGNQLQTLTDPSIYEGNSGLCGKPLPNNCSEHKSPTKNGPIDDDEGHGESDWSWFYAGIGPGFAAGLSGVLGILLFKKSWRYAYFKFIESACDKIWVKTTRPRRNFR, encoded by the coding sequence ATGAAGCATCATCTTCTTTGTACTTTTTCATCTTTCCTACTTCTCTTCTTATTCAGTTATATTCCTATCACTAGCCAGTTCCCATTTGGTAGCAGCAGCAAACAAGCTTATGATCATTCAAATGTCACCTGTATTGAAAGTGAGTGGCGTGTCCTTCTTCAACTCAAACATGGGTTGAAAGATGAATCAAATCGTCTGTTATCTTGGATCGGAGAAGGATGTTGTTCATGGGAAGGCATTAGTTGCCATAAAATCACTGGTAGTGTTTTGAAACTTGATCTGCGCAATACGGTGCCACTCTATTCTGATGGTGATTATCAGTGCACAAATTGCTTGGGAGGCCAATTAAGTCCATCTCTGgtcaatttgaccaatttgcgATACTTGGACATGAGCTCAAATAATTTTTCAGGAATCCAAGTTCCTGCATTCTTGGGATTGTTGAAAAACTTGAGATACCTCAATCTCTCACATGCAGGATTTGATGGTGAAATTCCCCACCATTTAGGAAACCTCTCGCATATACGGTATTTGGATCTTGGGTGGAATTCATTGAGCACTAAGGATCTCGGGTGGGTTGCTGGGCTCTCTTCTCTAGAAGGCCTAGTCCTGTCCAAATTGAACCTTACAGCCGCTCAAGATGGGTTACAGTCCATTAACATGCTTCCTTCACTAACAATACTAGACTTGTATGGTTGTAATCTTTTCATCCATCCTCATCTTTCACATGTCAATTTCACATCTCTTGCTTTCCTTAATCTTGGTAAAAATAATTTCCACAACTACATGGTCCCTCCTTGGCTCCGTAATCTTACTGGCCTCCATGATCTTCGTCTTGGTTATAATAATCTTTCTGATCCAACTCATGGCCTGTTTGACCAAATGACCTCTCTAGTTCATCTCGATCTATTTTTAAACCGCTTTGATGCTTCAACGTTGAAATCACTTTGTAATGCAAGCAGTCTTACTTATTTGGATCTAAGTTATAATAATTTGCAAGGGTCAATACCACATGAAATAGGCCAGTTTCCAAAACTTACTAATCTATTATTGTCCTCTAATAAATTAAATGGTACCATACCGACCAATCTTTGGCAGCTGACGAAGCTACAAGATTTTGACGTTGGAGACAATTCATTAACTGGGGTCCTATCTGAAGACCATTTTGCGAAACTCCGAGAGTTAAAGTCACTGGACCTAACTGGAAACTTCCTCGCTCTGAACGTGAGCTCCTCGTGGGTTCCTCCTTTTCAACTCCGACGAATTCAGATGGGATGCATCATTGTGGGACCCAGGTTTCCAGCTTGGCTTCGGACGCAGAATGAGCTTGAGGTGTTATACATGTGGAACGCGAGCATTTCAGGTGCCATACCCAGCTGGTTTCAAGTGGTTTGTGATGATATTATGATATTAGATCTCTCCAGCAATAAACTAACTGGAAATCCTTTGGAGTTCAAACAATTGAAGCATACATCAAGTCGTTATGCTGTGAGAGAAATATTTCTAAGCTCCAACAATTTGACTGGATCTCTCAAATCGTTTCCGTTGGATATTTCATATTTAgatctttcacaaaattttcttaCAGGACATATTCCGCAGCTTGAAGTTGGTCAAACTTCGGTTGTGTATGCGCTAGGGTCTCTCTTTCTGAATGATAACCGTTTCACAGGTACTATCCCTGAAGACTTGTGCAAGTtgaaatatttatattttctgGATCTATCCAACAATCTTCTATCCGGAAGAGTTCCTCTGTGTCTAGGAAACTTGCGAGACCTGCAGTTCCTAAACTTGGCAAATAATAGTCTATCAGGTCAAATTCCGAGTTCACTGGGTAACTTGCGGAGACTTTCTACTCTGCATTTGAACGGAAATAAATTTGTTGGGAAGCTCCCTACCTCAATGCAGCATCTGAAAAACTTGCAAATGCTTGATCTCGGTGACAATGGACTGAAGGACATTATGCCAGCTTGGATTGGGGAAAGTTTATCAAATTTAAGGTTTCTAAGATTTCAGTCAAATAACTTCCATGGACCTATTGCCGATACACTCTGCCAACTCTCACTTCTTCAAGTGCTAAACTTAGCACATAATAACTTGAGTGGATTTATTCCTCACTGCTTTAATAACATTACTGCCATGGTATCAGGGCTATATGGAGATTACGCCATTGAGGCACAAGCAAGCCTTCAAGACATTAAGGGAGGAAGAGAATTTGAGTACCTTCAAGGAAGCCTTCCGCTTGTTAAATCCATAAGCCTCTCAGCAAATAATTTAGTTGGCGAGATCCCTGATGGGGTAATGGAACTGGTTCAATTGCAAGTTTTGAATCTTTCACAGAATCATTTGACCGAAAGGATCCCGGATAAGATTGGTAACTTGAAGCAACTTGAAACACTGGATCTATCAATGAATGCACTCTTCGGTGCAATCCCCGAAAGCTTATCTGATTTGTACTCATTGAACTCTCTGAATTTGTCACACAATAAACTTTCAGGGCCAATACCATCAGGAAATCAGCTTCAGACCTTGACCGATCCATCCATCTATGAAGGAAACAGTGGACTTTGTGGGAAACCGCTCCCAAACAACTGCTCGGAACACAAATCGCCTACCAAAAATGGGCCtattgatgatgatgaaggCC